The following proteins come from a genomic window of Mycolicibacterium rufum:
- the gabT gene encoding 4-aminobutyrate--2-oxoglutarate transaminase: protein MTATLTGGPTLVQQRRLLTEIPGPRSRDLAARRATALPGGLTSSAGVYVAAAGGGVVVDVDGNSFIDLGSGIAVTTVGNAAPAVVTRAMAQLPLYTHTCFLATPYEPYIEVAETLNHLTPGDHAKRTTLFNTGAEAVENAVKYARAATGRSAVVVFDHAFHGRSLLTMTMTAKNQPYKHGFGPFAPEVYRAPMAYPYRWPSGPENCAAEALGQLAQLVDAQIGADAVACVVVEPIQGEGGFIVPADGFLQSVAAFCRDRGILLVADEVQTGIARTGSWFACDHEGLVPDLIVTAKGLAGGLPLAAVTGRAEIMDAAHPGGIGGTYSGNPVSCAAALGVFEEIESADLLSRARAIGDVMTRELTDIARGTGVIGEIRGRGAMMAVELVVPGGREPHRDAVPALTRHCLDNGVLTLSAGTFGNVLRFLPPLTISDALLVEAFDVLRDGFATL, encoded by the coding sequence ATGACAGCGACCCTCACCGGCGGCCCCACCCTCGTGCAGCAGCGCCGGCTGCTCACCGAGATCCCTGGTCCGCGCTCCCGCGACCTGGCGGCCCGCCGTGCGACGGCTCTGCCAGGCGGACTGACGAGCTCCGCCGGGGTGTACGTGGCCGCCGCCGGCGGCGGCGTGGTGGTGGACGTGGACGGCAACTCGTTCATCGATCTGGGCAGCGGGATCGCCGTCACGACGGTGGGCAACGCGGCGCCGGCCGTGGTCACGCGGGCGATGGCGCAGCTGCCGCTCTACACCCACACCTGCTTCCTCGCCACGCCGTACGAGCCCTACATCGAGGTCGCCGAAACGCTGAACCACCTCACCCCGGGCGATCACGCCAAGCGCACCACGCTGTTCAACACCGGCGCCGAAGCGGTGGAGAACGCCGTCAAGTACGCCCGTGCCGCCACCGGACGCTCCGCGGTCGTGGTCTTCGACCACGCCTTCCACGGCCGCTCGCTGCTGACGATGACGATGACCGCGAAGAACCAGCCCTACAAGCACGGCTTCGGTCCGTTCGCCCCCGAGGTGTACCGCGCCCCGATGGCCTACCCCTACCGGTGGCCGTCCGGTCCCGAGAACTGCGCCGCCGAAGCGCTCGGCCAGCTCGCGCAGCTCGTCGACGCCCAGATCGGCGCCGACGCCGTGGCCTGCGTCGTGGTCGAGCCGATCCAGGGCGAGGGCGGCTTCATCGTGCCCGCCGACGGGTTCCTGCAGTCGGTGGCCGCGTTCTGCCGCGATCGGGGGATCCTGCTGGTCGCCGACGAAGTGCAGACGGGCATCGCGCGAACCGGGTCGTGGTTCGCCTGCGACCACGAGGGTCTGGTGCCCGACCTGATCGTCACCGCCAAGGGTTTGGCCGGCGGGCTGCCCCTGGCGGCGGTCACCGGACGCGCCGAGATCATGGACGCCGCACATCCGGGCGGCATCGGCGGCACCTACAGCGGCAACCCGGTGTCCTGCGCCGCCGCGCTCGGGGTGTTCGAGGAGATCGAGTCCGCGGACCTGCTGTCCCGGGCGCGCGCCATCGGCGACGTCATGACGCGCGAGCTCACCGACATCGCCCGCGGCACCGGCGTGATCGGCGAGATCCGCGGCCGCGGCGCCATGATGGCCGTCGAGCTGGTCGTGCCCGGCGGTCGCGAACCGCACCGCGACGCGGTGCCCGCACTCACCCGGCACTGTCTCGACAACGGTGTCCTGACGCTCAGCGCAGGGACTTTCGGCAATGTCCTCCGCTTCCTGCCTCCCCTGACCATTTCCGACGCCCTGCTCGTCGAGGCCTTCGACGTCCTGCGCGACGGCTTCGCCACCCTCTGA
- a CDS encoding flavin-containing monooxygenase yields the protein MDGRESEHSDVIIVGAGFSGIGAAYRIREKNPGLTFTILERRERLGGTWDLFRYPGIRSDSDIFTLSFPWEPWTRPEAIADGADIWQYMADTARKHGIDEHIRYRTEVVSADWDSATDTWTVRADHDGVETVFTTRFLFFASGYYDYDAPYAPDFPGLGDFRGEVIHPQHWPENFDATGKRLIVIGSGATAVSMIPSLVRTAAHVTMLQRTPSYLFSVPRVLPPINAIRRILPGRTGHLAARWVMSMFGSLLWLVSRGAPALSKRLLRWMTKRELPANYPVDVHFRPPYNPWDQRMCFMVDADLLKAVAAGDVEIVTDHVDHFDADGIVLRSGRHLNADAVITATGLQMQALGGTTLSVDGEKVEPHQRFMYRRHLLEDVPNAAWCMGYTNASWTLGADMTARAVANLLAYMRSHGYTHAYPHLGQEPMAEQPAFNLQSGYVLRGLGALPKSGVRRPWMLSHTYVRDAIGQRLDSIEQSMVFGRAAAREPHPA from the coding sequence ATGGATGGGCGCGAGTCGGAACACAGTGACGTCATCATCGTCGGGGCCGGTTTCTCCGGCATCGGCGCCGCGTACCGCATCCGTGAGAAGAACCCGGGGCTGACCTTCACCATCCTGGAGCGGCGGGAGCGGCTGGGCGGGACGTGGGACCTGTTCCGCTATCCCGGCATCCGCTCCGACAGCGACATCTTCACGCTGTCGTTCCCGTGGGAACCGTGGACGCGACCCGAGGCGATCGCCGACGGCGCCGACATCTGGCAGTACATGGCCGACACTGCGCGCAAACACGGGATCGACGAGCACATCCGGTACCGCACCGAGGTGGTCTCCGCGGACTGGGATTCCGCAACGGACACCTGGACCGTGCGCGCCGACCACGATGGCGTGGAGACGGTCTTCACGACCCGGTTCCTGTTCTTCGCCAGCGGTTACTACGACTACGACGCGCCCTATGCGCCAGACTTCCCCGGGCTCGGCGACTTCCGCGGTGAGGTGATCCACCCGCAGCACTGGCCCGAGAATTTCGACGCCACCGGGAAGCGTCTGATCGTCATCGGCAGCGGCGCGACGGCGGTGAGCATGATCCCGTCGCTCGTGCGCACGGCCGCGCACGTGACGATGTTGCAGCGCACCCCGTCGTACCTGTTCTCCGTGCCGCGAGTGTTGCCGCCCATCAACGCGATCCGGCGAATCCTGCCGGGGCGTACCGGGCATCTGGCGGCCCGCTGGGTCATGTCGATGTTCGGTTCGCTGTTGTGGCTGGTCTCCCGGGGTGCGCCCGCCCTGAGCAAGCGGTTGCTGCGCTGGATGACCAAACGCGAGCTGCCGGCGAACTATCCCGTCGACGTCCACTTCCGGCCGCCGTACAACCCGTGGGATCAGCGCATGTGCTTCATGGTCGACGCCGACCTGCTCAAGGCCGTCGCGGCCGGCGACGTCGAGATCGTCACCGACCACGTCGATCATTTCGACGCCGACGGGATCGTGCTCAGGTCCGGTCGTCACCTGAACGCCGACGCGGTCATCACCGCCACCGGACTGCAGATGCAGGCGCTCGGCGGTACCACCCTGTCGGTCGACGGGGAGAAGGTCGAACCCCATCAACGGTTCATGTACCGTCGCCATCTGCTCGAGGACGTGCCGAACGCGGCCTGGTGTATGGGCTACACCAACGCGTCGTGGACCCTCGGCGCCGACATGACGGCACGTGCGGTGGCGAACCTGTTGGCGTACATGCGCTCCCATGGCTACACCCACGCCTACCCGCACCTCGGGCAGGAGCCGATGGCCGAGCAGCCCGCCTTCAACCTGCAGTCCGGGTACGTGCTGAGGGGCCTGGGCGCCCTGCCCAAGTCGGGAGTACGGCGGCCGTGGATGCTCAGTCACACCTACGTCCGCGACGCGATCGGTCAGCGCCTGGACTCGATCGAGCAGTCGATGGTGTTCGGGCGCGCCGCCGCACGCGAACCCCACCCCGCCTGA
- a CDS encoding flavin-containing monooxygenase: MGGTQADHRRLRVQDYSDVLIIGAGISGIGAAYRVTERNPGLRYTILERRSRIGGTWDLFRYPGIRSDSDIFTLSFPWEPWTRQENVADGEYIRQYLADTAHKHGIDRHIRFDTHVTSVDWDSSTDTWTVHARQDGQERTFRSRFLFCGTGYYSYDDPYRPDIAGLDRFGGQVVHPQFWPEDLDHTGKRVVVIGSGATAISLIPALSEKAAHVTMLQRSPTYMMSMPRIDPMVDAIRKVLPRRLSHAVVRFRNAMFHVLTYFMFRKAPKFGRWLIRNRTIAALPPGYDVDVHFKPRYNPWDQRMCLVLDNDLFEKVKQGRADVVTDTIDHVDETGIVLSSGARLDADIIVTATGLQLQALGGIRVFVDGEEIDPTDRFVYKEYLIEDLPNIAWCIGYTNASWTLRADMTAKAFAKLVAYMGSHGYTHAYPHRGDAPISEKPAFDLQANYIKRAPHALPRSGTRRPWNVRHNYVLDVIDHRFDRIEESMVFGRAPVRVVTSA; the protein is encoded by the coding sequence GTGGGCGGTACGCAGGCGGACCACAGGAGGTTGCGGGTGCAGGACTACTCCGACGTGCTCATCATCGGCGCAGGCATCTCCGGGATCGGCGCCGCCTACCGCGTCACCGAGCGCAATCCCGGACTGCGGTACACGATTCTGGAGCGACGGTCCCGCATCGGTGGCACCTGGGATCTGTTCCGCTATCCGGGCATCCGTTCCGACAGCGACATCTTCACGCTGTCGTTCCCCTGGGAGCCGTGGACCCGGCAGGAGAACGTCGCCGACGGCGAGTACATCCGGCAGTACCTGGCCGACACCGCGCACAAGCACGGCATCGACCGACACATCCGGTTCGACACCCATGTCACGTCGGTCGACTGGGACTCCTCGACCGACACGTGGACGGTGCACGCTCGGCAGGACGGGCAGGAGCGGACCTTCCGCAGCCGATTCCTGTTCTGCGGCACCGGCTACTACAGCTACGACGACCCCTACCGCCCCGACATCGCCGGCCTCGACCGGTTCGGCGGGCAGGTGGTACACCCGCAGTTCTGGCCCGAGGACCTCGACCACACCGGGAAGCGCGTGGTCGTGATCGGCAGCGGCGCGACCGCCATCAGCCTCATCCCCGCGCTGAGCGAGAAGGCGGCGCACGTCACGATGCTGCAGCGCTCACCGACGTACATGATGTCGATGCCGCGGATCGACCCGATGGTCGACGCCATCCGGAAGGTCCTGCCGCGCAGGCTGTCCCATGCCGTGGTGCGGTTCCGCAACGCGATGTTCCACGTGTTGACGTACTTCATGTTCCGCAAGGCGCCGAAGTTCGGGCGCTGGCTGATCCGCAACCGCACGATCGCCGCGCTGCCGCCCGGTTACGACGTCGACGTGCACTTCAAGCCGCGCTACAACCCGTGGGACCAGCGCATGTGTCTGGTCCTCGACAACGACCTGTTCGAGAAGGTCAAGCAGGGTCGGGCGGACGTCGTCACCGACACCATCGACCACGTCGACGAGACCGGGATCGTGCTGAGCTCCGGCGCGCGACTCGACGCCGACATCATCGTCACGGCGACCGGGCTGCAGCTGCAGGCACTCGGCGGCATCCGGGTGTTCGTCGACGGTGAGGAGATCGACCCGACGGACCGGTTCGTGTACAAGGAGTACCTCATCGAGGACCTCCCGAACATCGCCTGGTGCATCGGCTACACCAACGCCTCGTGGACGTTGCGGGCCGACATGACCGCGAAGGCGTTCGCGAAGCTGGTGGCCTACATGGGGTCCCACGGCTACACGCACGCTTATCCGCACCGGGGCGACGCACCGATCTCGGAGAAGCCGGCCTTCGACCTGCAGGCGAACTACATCAAGCGCGCACCGCACGCGCTGCCGCGTTCGGGAACGCGCAGGCCGTGGAACGTGCGGCACAACTACGTGCTCGACGTCATCGACCACCGGTTCGACCGGATCGAGGAGTCGATGGTGTTCGGTCGCGCGCCGGTCAGGGTGGTCACGTCGGCATAG